TTTATGGGCCCTCACGAAAGCTTTAAATGTTGACAAACGTAAAAGGGCTTAGCAAATCGCGGGTGATGCTTATGGCAGATGTCGAAGGGAAAACCGTGGTCGAAAGGTCTGACTACCTCGTTACCGGCAAGGCGGAAGGAATCGTTGAAATTGACGTGGACACTTTTCTGTGCAAGGGCTGTGGCATTTGCGTCGAGATGTGCCCGAGAAAAGTCTTTGAATGGAGCAAGGAGCTCAGCGAGAAGGGTGTCCACTACCCCGTCCCGGTTCACGCCGAGAAGTGCGTCAAGTGTAAGCTCTGCGAGCTTCTCTGCCCGGACTTCGCCATAGCCATAAGGTGGTGACCATGATTATTCGTGGAAACGAGCCTGAACAGCTCAGGCTCCTTAGAAAGCTCTACAAACCGGGCAACTACTTCATGCAGGGCAACGAGGCGGTAGCCTACGGCGCGCTCTTCGCCGGGTGCCGCTTCTACGCGGGTTATCCGATAACCCCTTCCAGCGAGATAGCGGAGACGATGGCTCGCGAACTGCCGAAGCTCGGCGGCTACTACCTCCAGATGGAGGATGAGATTGGGAGCATAGCCGCGATGGTCGGCGCCTCATGGACCGGGTTCAAGGTTATGACCGCCACTGCCGGACCCGGGTTCAGCCTTATGCAGGAGAACCTAGGCTACGCCGTGATGACCGAGACCCCTCTCGTTCTGGTCGACGTCCAGAGGAGCGGCCCCTCAACGGGACAGGCCACGAAGGGAGCGCAGGGCGACTTCTTCCAGGCCAGGTGGGGAACGCACGGAGACCATCCGATCGTTGCCGTTTCTCCG
The Thermococcus radiotolerans genome window above contains:
- a CDS encoding 2-oxoglutarate ferredoxin oxidoreductase subunit delta, which gives rise to MADVEGKTVVERSDYLVTGKAEGIVEIDVDTFLCKGCGICVEMCPRKVFEWSKELSEKGVHYPVPVHAEKCVKCKLCELLCPDFAIAIRW